The following DNA comes from Oceanococcus atlanticus.
TCAATCGCACGGCGGTAAGCCGCATCGGCATCCACGCTGTCCAGCGCCTGCAGGAAGGTGAGCTTTCCCAGATCATCAAGCAGCAGAAAACCCTGCGCCAGATCCTGCTCGCGCACCACTGGAACCCGCACCCCGGCCTGATCCAGCCGGGCGCAAACATCGACAAACGGCTGGCTGTCTTCCTTGTCCGGCGGCGCGTCCATCACGATGTGACTGACACCTGCGCCCGCGTCCTGCGACAAAGTGTCTGAAAATACGCGAAAATAGCGGCGGAAGCTGGCATCACTGGAAGCCGGCTCCGGGGCACCATGGGCGGGCAGGACAACATCCAGCCATGCCTGCATCTGGACGTAGCGCTCGTCCTGGCGAGTGTCGCGGGTCATCAACGAAACCACGGGAAAAGGTTTGCGCGGATTCTACAGAATGTGCGGCGGCATGCTGCTCAGCCTGACGCCGGTGATCAGCACCGCGCAGGCGCTGTGCGAAGAATTGGGCTTCAAGCAGCGCAGCTACGCCGAGCAACTGCTCGACGACGCGGCACTGCACGCCGACGCCGGCGAGGTGGATTTGCAGGCCTATGGCGAATCGCGCCTGCAAGGTGGCGTACGCATGCGCTTCGGGCGCGACATTCTGTTTGCCGATGATGTGCGCTACCGGCACGCCGACCGCCAGCTGCGCGTGATCGGGCGCACTCTGTTCGAAACCGAGACCATTCAGGTCCAGGCCGAGGCCGCAGACATCGACCTCGACAGCGAAGAAGCCGACTTTGAGCAGGCCCGCTATGTCGCCTTTGCCGCAGGCGCGCGCGGCCATGCCGAGCAGCTCCACGTCAGCGGCTCGCAAAAAGCCCGGCTGCGCGGCGTACGTTACACCACCTGCTCACCAGAGCAGGAAGCCTGGGTGCTGGAAAGCGACGAAATTACGCTGGATTCCAAGCGCGGCCTGGGCTCGGCACGCAATGCCAAATTGCGCTTCATGGGTGTGCCGATTTTCTGGGCGCCGTTGTTCTACTTCCCGGTTGGCGACCAGCGCCAGACCGGGGTGCTACCACCGCGCATCGGTGACAACGCCACCACCGGCCTGGACATCAGTATTCCGCTGTACATCAATCTGGCGCCCAACTACGACCTGACCCTGACCCCACGGCACATGAGTGAGCGCGGCGAGCAGATCGCGGCCACCGGGCGCTACCTGTTCAGCCACAGCGAGGGCGACAGCACGGTTGAATGGCTGGAAGAGGACGAGCAGACCGGTGAGCGCCGCTATTTGCTCGATACCACGCTTGAGGGCGGCACAGCCGAGCACTGGAGCTGGCAGGTGGCCTACACCCGGGTCAGCGACGAAAGTTATGCCAGCGAGCTGGACACCACATTCACCGACGCCGCGCAAAGCCAGCTTCCGCAGTACGCCCGCCTGTCCTATCGACATCTTGATGCCGGACTGCGCGCCTCACTCGCTGCACATGAGTATCAAAGCCTCATCCGCACACTGGAAGAGCCCTATGCGCGCCTTCCAGAATTCAATCTGAACTGGCAACCGGCCTATCGCAACGGTCGTGTTCGCCCCTTCCTGAGCGCTCAAGCGGTCAATTTCCGGGACATTGATGAAACCCAGACCTGGCGCGAGGATGCGCGCATTGGGCTCGATTGGCGACTCGACCTGCCCCAGGCGTTTTTCACCGCCCACACCGATTACCGCTGGACCGGTTACCAGGCCCGCGAAGACGGCACCACCGTCGATACCATCGACCGTCACCTGGGTACCGTGCAGACCGGTTTCGGCCTGAACTTCGTGCGCCAGGGCCGTTTTGGGCGCTATCAAACGCTGACCCCTCAGGTCTACTACCTGTACGTGCCGTATACCGAGCAGGACGCGATCCCGCTGTTCGACACCAGCCAGCCTGACTTTTCCTTTGATCAGCTGTTTGCGCTCAACCGCTTCACCGGCGTCGATCGCATCGCCGATGCCAATCTGATCACCACCGCGGTGCGCACCGACTGGTACCGCGACTTCGGCCGGGAGCGCGTGGTCAGCGCCAAGCTGGGGGTGCAATGGCGCGCTGAGTCCTCGCAGGTCACCCTGCCCGGCGAAAGCGCCCCCGCCTCTGGCAGTTCCGACTGGCTGGGCGAGATCGACTACATGCTCAACGATCGCCTGCGCGCGCAACTGGTCGGCCAGTGGAACGCCGATGAAAACCGCATGGATCAAAGCTCGGTCGCCGCGCGGTACCAGTACAGCGAAGATCAGTTCATACACATCGCCTACCGCTTCCGGCGCGACAACTTCGAGCAGACCGACGCCATCGTCTCCATGCCGATCAACTCGCGTTGGAAGGTGGCCGGGCGCTGGACCTATTCGCTAGAAGATCATCGCAGCCTGGAAGCTCTGGGCGGGCTGGAATACAGCAGCTGTTGCTGGGGCGCGCAGATCGCCTGGCGGCGTTATCTGGCCGGCGACGGCGGGCGCTTTGACTCCTCGATCTACCTGCAGTTGGAACTCAACGGCCTGGGCAGGATCGGAGAGGGTCTGGATCGTCTCTTAACGCGTGATATTCTTTAGGATTGACTGCGCGACTGTAGCGCGCATCGACACATTATCCGGATGTACATGAATCCCATTTATCGCCATCGCCATGCGCTCGTTCTGGCCGCGCTCCTGCTGCTCGTCAGTCCGTTCTCCCGGGCCGCCCAGGTGCTCGATTACATCGTGGCCGTGGTCAACGACGAGGTGGTCCTGAGCAGCGAGCTCAACCAGGCCCTCGACCAGATCAAGCAACAGTTCGCCGGGCGCGGACCTTTGCCGGAAGAAGAGGTCCTGCGGCGTCAGGTCCTGGAACGCATCGTCGTCACCAAGGCGCAGGTTCAGCGCGCCCAGCAAGGCGGCTTGCGGGTTGGTGACGAACAGCTCAACCAGGCCATGGAAGACATCGCCGCGCGCAATGGCATGAGCCTGAATCAGTTTGCGCTGGCCCTGCGCCGGGAAGGTATCGACTACCTCCAGCTGCGCCAGCAGGTGCGTGACGAAATCCTGGTCAACCAGTTGCGCCAACGCGAAGTCGATTCACGCATCGTGGTCACCGAGGACGATGTGGACCTGCTGCTGGAACAGCAGGGCGAATCGGACAAAGTGGAATACCACCTGGCCCACATTCTGATCGCAATCCCCTCGGACGCGACATCGCAAGCGCGCGATGCGGCCACGCAGAAAGCGGCACAGGTTGTCAGCGAGGCCCGCGACGGTGCTGATTTTGCGCAGCTTGCCATCACCCACTCCGACAGCCCGCGTGCGCTGGACGGCGGTGATCTGGGCTGGCGGCGCGGCAATGCGCTGCCCACCCTGTTTGCCGACGTGGTGCCTGAGCTTGAGGTTGGCGGCGTCAGCGACCCGATCAATGCCAGCGGCGGCCTGCACATCGTCAAGCTGGTCGACAAACGCGGCACTTCAGGCGATGCGCTGGTCAAAGAAACCCATGCCCGCCACATCCTGCTCAAGCCCAACGTGCTGCGCAATCCGCAGCAAACCCGAGCCAAGCTGGAGGAAATTCGCCAGCAGATTGCCGATGGCGCTGACTTCACCAAACTGGCCAAGCAACACTCCGAGGACCCGGGTTCGGCCAACCAGGGTGGCGACATGGGCTGGCAGGGGCCAGAAACCTTTGTGCCGGAATTCCAGCGTGCACTGGATCTGCTGGAACCGGGCGAATTGAGCCCGGTATTCCAGACCCCGTTCGGCTGGCACATCGCCGAGGTCATCGACCGACGCGAACGCGACCGCACCGAAGACCTGCGCCGAGCCCAGGCACGCCAGGCCATTTTCCGGCGCAAGGCGGGCGAAGAACAGGAAGTCTGGTTGCGCCAGCTGCGTGACGAAGCCTACGTCGAATACCGGGAACAACCGGACGCCGGTTGAACCCGCTCATACTGCATACGCCGGGTGAACCGGCAGGCATAGGACCGGAACTGCTGATCAAGCTGGCCGCGCAACCCAGCGCGGCCTGCCGTGTGGCCGTGGCCGATGGCGCGCTGCTTGAGCGCACCGCCAAACACCTCGGCCTGTCGCTGACATTGCGTCGGTTTGACGGTGTGGCCCAGGCCACGCCCGCCAACACTCTATGGCATCTGCCTCAGACCATGCCGCAGCCCGTCACCTTCGGCCTGCCTTCACCGGACAATGCCGCCTACCTGCTGGCGTGTCTGCGTTGTGCGGCAGATCAGGCCCGCGTTAGCCAAGCCGCCATGGTCACCGGCCCGCTCAACAAGGCGGTCATCAACCAGGCCGGTATCGCCTTTACCGGACACACCGAATTCATTGCCGCGCACTGCGGTGGCATGACCCCGGTGATGATGCTCACGGCAGGTACGCTGCGCGTTGCGCTGGCCACAACCCATATGCCGCTGCGTGCGGTGGCCGATGCGATCACTCCCGAGAGCCTTGCTCACGTCATGCAGGTGCTGGAGCACGAACTGCGCGAGCGCTTCGGCATTCACAAGCCGCGCATTCAGGTTTGCGGACTCAACCCGCACGCTGGCGAAGGCGGACATCTGGGTGATGAAGAGCAGCGCGTGATCGAACCCGCGCTGACACAGCAACGGGCGCGCAGTGGCGAGGCTGCACAGTGGCTCGGGCCGGTGCCGGCAGACACCGCGTTCACGCGGGAGCGCCTAGCCCAGTGCGATGCTGTACTGGCGATGTACCACGACCAGGGTTTGCCCACATTGAAGCATGCCGGCTTCGGGCAGGCCGTGAACGTAACGCTGGGCCTGCCGATTATCCGCACCTCGGTGGATCACGGCACCGCCCTGGATATCGCCGGAAAAGGCACGGCTGATGTCGGCAGCCTGCGCGCGGCCGAGAACATGGCCATCACCCTGGCCACACAGGGCAAGCTCACCCATGGATAAGCACCGACCACGCAAGCGTTTCGGCCAGAACTTCCTGACCGACCGCAATATTATCGAGCGCATCGCCTCGGCCATTCGCCCTAGCGCGGACCAGCATCTGCTCGAGATCGGCCCCGGTCAGGCCGCACTCACCGAGGCGCTGCTGCCATATTGCGGCAAGCTCACTGCAGTGGAGATCGACCGTGATCTGGCCGCCACCCTGCGCCAGCGCTTTGCCGCTGAAGCGCGCTTCGAACTGATCGAAGCCGACGCCCTCAAGGTCGACTTCGCCACACTTGGTGACGCGCCGCTGCGGGTGGTGGGCAACCTGCCCTACAACATCTCCACGCCGCTGGTTTTTCACCTGCTGCAAAGCCGTGCGCGCATCATCGATTTCCACATCATGCTGCAGCGCGAAGTGGCCGAGCGCATGGCCGCACGACCGGGCAACAAAACCTACGGTCGCCTGAGCGTTGCGGTCAGCCTGGCGGCGCGCGCAGACATTCTGTTCGATGTGCCGCCGGGGGCCTTCTTTCCGCCACCCAAGGTCCGCTCATCAATTATCCGGCTGACCCCGCGCGACGTCGACCTACCCTGGCGCGCCCTCGACCGCGTGCTGCAGGCCGCCTTCTCGGCCCGGCGCAAAACCCTGCGCAACGCGCTCGGCAAGCTGTTTAGCGCCGAGCAGTTGCAGGCACATGGCCTCGACCCGCAACTGCGCCCGGAAAACCTCAGCCCTGATCAGTTTCTGGCCCTGGCCACCACGCTGCATCAGGCCTCCGCCGAAGCCGGTTAATCGTCCTGCTGTTGTGCGGCCAGATGGGTGTCGCGCATCAGGCTCTCCTGGGCCAGCGAGGCCACAAGCTCGCCATCACGGTTGTAAATCTGACCTTGGGTCAGACCGCGCGCGCCCTGTGCCGATGGGCTGTGCATGCTGTACAGCAGCCAGTCATCCAGGCGCGCGGGGCGGTGGAACCAGATCACATGATCAAGGGTCGCAGCGACCACATGGCGCTCGAACCAGCTCATGGCATGCGGACGCATAGCAGTGCCCAGAAAATTGAAGTCGGATGCGTAGGCCAACACCGACTGATGCAGACAGGGATCATCCGGCAAAGGGCCGGCTGCGCGAAACCAGATGTGCTGCTGCGGCGGCATCGACTCGGGGCGAAACGGATTGCGCGGGGTAACCGGCTTGAACTCGATGGCCAGTTCCTGCTGGTAGCCTGGTTTGAGCGGCGCCGGGCAATCCTCCAGCCAGCGGGTGCGCAATTCCGACTCCAGCACCAGCTCTTCCGGAGGTGGTACATCGGGCATGCTGTCCTGATGTTCATACCCCGGTTCAGGCTGCTGGAACGACGCCATCATGCTGAAGATCGGCCGCCCGTGCTGAATCGCATGCACCCGGCGCACGGCGAAGCTGCGCCCGTCACGAATGCGCTCAACGTCGTACACGATCGGCGCCTCCATATCCCCGGGGCGCACAAAGTAGGCATGCACCGAATGCGCCAGGCTGTGCTCAACCGTGCGACTGGCCGCAACCAGCGCCTGGCCCAGCACTTGGCCGCCGAACACGCTGCGTCCGCCCAGATTGCGGCTTTGGCCCCGGAACAGATGCTGCTCCAGGTTCTCCAGCTCGAGGACTTCAATCAGATCTTTCAATGCCGCATTCATGGCCTGTCCTTGATGACACCATCGACACCATCACTGGCCACTGGCATCCAGCGGCAAGGGGTCGATGCGTCGGGAAAATTGTGGGATAGTCGATCCCAACGGGATCGCATGTGGGGGGAATTTTGCCAAATCCCGGCAGCACGCGCCCTGAACGCTCGCGTTAGAGAACCAATCAATGTCACAAATTGAAGCCTTGATCGTGGATGACTCCATGTCGGCGCGCTTTGCTCTGAGCCGCAGTCTGGAACCGCACAATATGAACATTGTGCAGGCCAAGACCGGTGAGGAAGGCGTCGAAGTTGCGGCTCAAGCCACGTTTGATGTGATCTTTATGGATCACGTACTGCCAGGGATTGATGGCCTGCAAGCCATGGAGCAGATTCGCAATCTTCCCCAGTACCCCAGCACACCGATCATCATGTGCACCTCCAACGACTCGCAGGAGTACGTCGATGATGCCTTGGCACGCGGCGCCACCGACGTGCTGAGCAAGCCGCCGGACAGCGAAGCGCTGAATCAGCTGCTGGCCCGCCACTTGAGCGCGCCACAATCGGCCACAGCGGCCACCCCAGAACAACAAGCTGCACCCGCAGCGGAGAGCCCGAGCATGAGCGACGACGCCAAACTGCAAGCCATTGATGAACGCCTGGACCGTCTTGAGGCGATGCTGCAACGCCTGGAACAGAACGTGACGCAGATGGACACGCGCACACGCGCCGTGGCCCGCGCCATCGCCGATCAGGCCGGGCGCGACCTGTCGAACCGCTTGCTACGCGCGGTGGTCACGCTCAAGGGCGGCACGCCGAAATAAGCATGTCCAACCAGCCGGCCCCGCCCCGCGTAAGCCTGGTGGTGGGTCTGGTCGGCGCCTGCTGCGTCATGTATGTGCTGCAGCTGTCCGGCCAGAACTTTCTGCTTCAGCATTTTGCCCTGTGGCCGCCCGGCGAACGCAGCGTGCAGTTTGGTGCACAAGGTGCCTGGCAGTACCCACCGTTTCAGCTGTGGCAGCCCCTGAGCTATGCGTTTCTGCACGGCAGCCCCATGCACCTGCTGTTCAACATGTTCGGCCTGTGGATGTTTGGCCGCCCTGTTGAGCAAGCCCTTGGCACCGCGCGCTTTGCGCTCTTCTACAGCGTGTGCGTGCTTGGCGCGGCGGGCGCGCAGGTCCTAGCTGCCCAATACAGCGGCCAGATTGTCCCAACCATAGGGGCCTCTGGCGGCGTGCTGGGCCTGCTACCGGCTTTCGCCATCCTGTTCCCGCGGGCACGCATTCAGTTGCTGATTCCGCCGGTCAACTTACGCGCCCCGGTTTTCGTGTTGTTGTATGGAGCGGCCGAGCTGTTCTTCGGCGTTACCGGCACGCTGCCGGGCATTGCCCACTTTGCCCATCTGGGCGGCATGCTGTGCGGAGGCGTGCTGCTGTTGTGGTGGCTGCGACCGCGTCGATCACAGCCCTGAAGAGGCTTAAATCGCCTCGCGCCACTCGCGAAATTTCTTCTCCAGAACCTGCCAGGAACTGGGTTGCCGGCTGGCCAGCTCAGCATCGAGCTTTTTAAGCGCCAGAACACCGCCCCGATAACCCTCTGCAACCAGTTCCCGAACATCGCTGCCGTCGGTTCGGCAATAGTCGGCCAGGTCCAGGCTGATCAGCACGTCGGCCGCACGCAACTGCCCCTGGGTGGTGGTGTCGATGGCAATATCCATAGCATTGAGGATGACATCCACAACATTCTGCGGCTTGTCGTAGCGACGCCCGCCGTTGATATCCACGGCCAACAGCACTTCGGCACCCATGGCTTTAAGGGGCGACAAGGGCACATTTTCAACCAGACCGCCATCCACCAGCATGCGCCCGTCCAACTCCGCCGGAACGAAGATCCCGGGGATTGAGGTCGAGGCCACAATGGCATCGATCAGACGCCCTTCCTTGATCACCACCGGCTCGCCGCTGTGTATGTCCGTAGCAACGGCGGCGAATGGAATCGGCGCGTCCTCCAGCCGCTTGTCGCCGACGAAACGCGCCACCAACTTGCCCATTTCGGCGTTGCTCAACAGCCCATAACGCGACAGTGTGGCCGCAGCCATATCCACCCAGCGCAACCCCATGGCTGCCTTGCGCAGATCATCCAGATCCACGCCATAGGCGTACAAGCCACCAATCAACGCGCCAATGCTGGTACCAGTGATGTAATCCGGCTTGGTGCCATGCTCCTGCAAAGCACGCAGCACGCCTATATGGGCCGCACCGCGTGCTGCACCGCCGCCCAGCGCCACCCCAATGGTTGGCCGCTCACGTTGCGGGCGCGGCGCACTCATCGGGCACTTCTTGCGGTGTTCGCGGGGGTCGACGCAGACACATCGGCCTTGACCTCGGGGGTGCGAATCCAACCAAACCGGCTGGCCACAATCCGAGCCATCGATTCAGCCAGCGGTCGCGAGGGGAAGCCGTCGATGCGCAATTCATAGACCAGTTGCTGCGGCGCGCCGGTCTGGACGAGGCGGGCCTGAAAACCGGCCTGCTGCAGCTCGAGTAAAGCCGCCTGACCATCACTCTGACGTTCGAAGCGGTTAATCGTGAGCACGAAACCGTTCTCACCGGGCATCGGTTGATTGCCTTCTTCACGCGGTCCGACATAAGACGCCCGGGCCGGCAAGGGTGAAGCCGCAAGATCACGCGCCGGCGGCGCGCTGTATATCGGCAGCACACCGTGGGGCACTTCAAGATACTCCGGGTTGTATTTGATCAGCCCGCGCTTGCCGGCATCGTTTTCCACCACCAGAAAAAAGGGCCCGACCCCTTTGGCATGGGCGTAGCGATGCATGTCGATCCCTACCACTTTAAGCACCTGCCGGTCTGACAGACCAAACCAGCGCGAACGCTCAGAGGTATACAGGCGCTGGCGCGGCTCCAAACCTTCACCGCGCACGATGACGTCGTGATTGATCAAGCCGCGCGCCGCAGCATAGGTGTCGGCGAACACCACTTTGCCGTTGAACAACAGGTGCTCAAGCCGATTCAATTCGGAATGCGTGCTGGCATCCTCAGCATAGATACGGGTGCAGTCATCAAGCACGCCCGAAAACCAGACAATGCCGTCGCGCACCAGCAAGTCACCGGACAGTTTTCCACGCCGCCCCTGATGCAAGGAGTAATCAAGCGGCTCGGCAATCAGCGCAGGCTTGTTTTTCCACAAAATGTAGCCATATGACTGGAGAACCTCGTCCGCGGAAGGGAACTGGAACTCACGGCCGGGGCGAAACTCGAAATTGCAGTCGACCTCAACAATGGCTGCATAGTCGCTCAAACCGCCCGCCACGGAAAAAGCGGCCGCATAAACGTGCCCTGACAATGGCCAGAAAATGGCCATCAGACCTGCAAGAATCAGCTTGGTTAAACGCATAGGCAAAGTTTAACTGCAGCGACCCGTATAAAATAGCCACCCAACTCACTCAGCCAGCAGCATGCTCAACGCCGACACCGAAATCGTCAATCTCAAACGGGAAGTCATCGGCATTCTGGTTCCGGAAGGCCAGAAAGTCCGCTTACCGTCCGGTACCCAGTGCGGCATTACGCAGGCCTTGGGCGGTTCCTTCACGATTTATATCGAGGGCCGTTTGTTCCGCATCAATGGTGAAGACGCCGATGCACTGGGCAAACCACAACCACCCAAAATCAGCCTGCCCGAGAATGCCAGCGATGCCGAAGTTCAGGACATCGTGTGGCAGCAACTGCGCACCTGCTACGACCCGGAAATCCCCATCGACATCGTTGAGCTGGGCCTGGTCTACGAATGCGAGGTGGAAGCGCTGGGCGCCGAATCACGCAAGGCCATGGTGCGCATGACCCTGACCGCGCCCGGTTGCGGCATGGGTGACGTGCTGGTTGCCGACGTGCGGCACAAGCTCGAACAGATCCCGACCATCGACGAGACGGATGTCGAACTGGTGTTCGACCCGCCGTGGAATCAGTCGATGATGAGCGAAGCGGCGCGCTTGCAAACCGGGATGTACTACTAGCCTCGCTGCTTATTGGGCACTAAGCCTTGGCTTTGCGGGCGCGCTTGACCGCGGCCGCGGTGCGCAGCTCATTGCGGTAGTGCCACATCAGGTTGGCCAGAAGACGGATGCGCGTTTCCACCGGCAAACCCTGACCGATGCGAATCAGCTGCCGATAGTAATAGCCCTGAGCCCCCATCACATAGGTCATCTGGATGGCTTTTAGCGGGCTGAACGGGCTGAAGAAACCCTGCCGCTGCATGAGCTGCTGCTCGGGCGCCGGCAGCTGATCCAGGCTGCCATCGAGCAAGGGTTTGACGAAGTCATTGGCCACGCAAAACGGCCGCCCCAGCCCGATCATCTGACACACCCCGGATTCGATGGCCTGCTCCATCGTGGCCCGTGTGCGAAAGCCGCCAGTCACCATCAGCGGCATCTGGGCCAGCTCACGCACCTCCTCGGCATAGCGCAGAAAATACGCTTCGCGCTGGCTGGTCCGCTCCAGCTGTGCCTGATCCACATTCTTGTGCGTGGTCACCCCGAGCAGCCGCGGTTGCTCATAGTTGCCACCGGAAATCTCCAGCAGATCAATGCCCTCGTCGTTGAGCATGGCGATCACCGCCTGGCTGTCTTCGGGGCCGAAACCACCGCGCTGAAAATCGGCCGAATTGAGCTTGACCGACAATGCAAAACCGCTGCTCACGGTCTTGCGTATGGCGCGCACGGTTTCAATCAGGAAGCGCGCACGATTTTCGATGCTGCCACCCCAGCGGTCGCTGCGTCGATTGGCCAGCGGCGACAGGAACGAACTCAGCAGGTAGCCGTGTGCAGCATGCACCTGGGCACCTTTGAAGCCGGCCTGTT
Coding sequences within:
- a CDS encoding LPS-assembly protein LptD, whose protein sequence is MLLSLTPVISTAQALCEELGFKQRSYAEQLLDDAALHADAGEVDLQAYGESRLQGGVRMRFGRDILFADDVRYRHADRQLRVIGRTLFETETIQVQAEAADIDLDSEEADFEQARYVAFAAGARGHAEQLHVSGSQKARLRGVRYTTCSPEQEAWVLESDEITLDSKRGLGSARNAKLRFMGVPIFWAPLFYFPVGDQRQTGVLPPRIGDNATTGLDISIPLYINLAPNYDLTLTPRHMSERGEQIAATGRYLFSHSEGDSTVEWLEEDEQTGERRYLLDTTLEGGTAEHWSWQVAYTRVSDESYASELDTTFTDAAQSQLPQYARLSYRHLDAGLRASLAAHEYQSLIRTLEEPYARLPEFNLNWQPAYRNGRVRPFLSAQAVNFRDIDETQTWREDARIGLDWRLDLPQAFFTAHTDYRWTGYQAREDGTTVDTIDRHLGTVQTGFGLNFVRQGRFGRYQTLTPQVYYLYVPYTEQDAIPLFDTSQPDFSFDQLFALNRFTGVDRIADANLITTAVRTDWYRDFGRERVVSAKLGVQWRAESSQVTLPGESAPASGSSDWLGEIDYMLNDRLRAQLVGQWNADENRMDQSSVAARYQYSEDQFIHIAYRFRRDNFEQTDAIVSMPINSRWKVAGRWTYSLEDHRSLEALGGLEYSSCCWGAQIAWRRYLAGDGGRFDSSIYLQLELNGLGRIGEGLDRLLTRDIL
- a CDS encoding peptidylprolyl isomerase, giving the protein MNPIYRHRHALVLAALLLLVSPFSRAAQVLDYIVAVVNDEVVLSSELNQALDQIKQQFAGRGPLPEEEVLRRQVLERIVVTKAQVQRAQQGGLRVGDEQLNQAMEDIAARNGMSLNQFALALRREGIDYLQLRQQVRDEILVNQLRQREVDSRIVVTEDDVDLLLEQQGESDKVEYHLAHILIAIPSDATSQARDAATQKAAQVVSEARDGADFAQLAITHSDSPRALDGGDLGWRRGNALPTLFADVVPELEVGGVSDPINASGGLHIVKLVDKRGTSGDALVKETHARHILLKPNVLRNPQQTRAKLEEIRQQIADGADFTKLAKQHSEDPGSANQGGDMGWQGPETFVPEFQRALDLLEPGELSPVFQTPFGWHIAEVIDRRERDRTEDLRRAQARQAIFRRKAGEEQEVWLRQLRDEAYVEYREQPDAG
- the pdxA gene encoding 4-hydroxythreonine-4-phosphate dehydrogenase PdxA translates to MNPLILHTPGEPAGIGPELLIKLAAQPSAACRVAVADGALLERTAKHLGLSLTLRRFDGVAQATPANTLWHLPQTMPQPVTFGLPSPDNAAYLLACLRCAADQARVSQAAMVTGPLNKAVINQAGIAFTGHTEFIAAHCGGMTPVMMLTAGTLRVALATTHMPLRAVADAITPESLAHVMQVLEHELRERFGIHKPRIQVCGLNPHAGEGGHLGDEEQRVIEPALTQQRARSGEAAQWLGPVPADTAFTRERLAQCDAVLAMYHDQGLPTLKHAGFGQAVNVTLGLPIIRTSVDHGTALDIAGKGTADVGSLRAAENMAITLATQGKLTHG
- the rsmA gene encoding 16S rRNA (adenine(1518)-N(6)/adenine(1519)-N(6))-dimethyltransferase RsmA — encoded protein: MDKHRPRKRFGQNFLTDRNIIERIASAIRPSADQHLLEIGPGQAALTEALLPYCGKLTAVEIDRDLAATLRQRFAAEARFELIEADALKVDFATLGDAPLRVVGNLPYNISTPLVFHLLQSRARIIDFHIMLQREVAERMAARPGNKTYGRLSVAVSLAARADILFDVPPGAFFPPPKVRSSIIRLTPRDVDLPWRALDRVLQAAFSARRKTLRNALGKLFSAEQLQAHGLDPQLRPENLSPDQFLALATTLHQASAEAG
- the tesB gene encoding acyl-CoA thioesterase II, encoding MNAALKDLIEVLELENLEQHLFRGQSRNLGGRSVFGGQVLGQALVAASRTVEHSLAHSVHAYFVRPGDMEAPIVYDVERIRDGRSFAVRRVHAIQHGRPIFSMMASFQQPEPGYEHQDSMPDVPPPEELVLESELRTRWLEDCPAPLKPGYQQELAIEFKPVTPRNPFRPESMPPQQHIWFRAAGPLPDDPCLHQSVLAYASDFNFLGTAMRPHAMSWFERHVVAATLDHVIWFHRPARLDDWLLYSMHSPSAQGARGLTQGQIYNRDGELVASLAQESLMRDTHLAAQQQDD
- a CDS encoding response regulator, giving the protein MSQIEALIVDDSMSARFALSRSLEPHNMNIVQAKTGEEGVEVAAQATFDVIFMDHVLPGIDGLQAMEQIRNLPQYPSTPIIMCTSNDSQEYVDDALARGATDVLSKPPDSEALNQLLARHLSAPQSATAATPEQQAAPAAESPSMSDDAKLQAIDERLDRLEAMLQRLEQNVTQMDTRTRAVARAIADQAGRDLSNRLLRAVVTLKGGTPK
- a CDS encoding rhomboid family intramembrane serine protease, whose amino-acid sequence is MSNQPAPPRVSLVVGLVGACCVMYVLQLSGQNFLLQHFALWPPGERSVQFGAQGAWQYPPFQLWQPLSYAFLHGSPMHLLFNMFGLWMFGRPVEQALGTARFALFYSVCVLGAAGAQVLAAQYSGQIVPTIGASGGVLGLLPAFAILFPRARIQLLIPPVNLRAPVFVLLYGAAELFFGVTGTLPGIAHFAHLGGMLCGGVLLLWWLRPRRSQP
- a CDS encoding patatin-like phospholipase family protein, with protein sequence MSAPRPQRERPTIGVALGGGAARGAAHIGVLRALQEHGTKPDYITGTSIGALIGGLYAYGVDLDDLRKAAMGLRWVDMAAATLSRYGLLSNAEMGKLVARFVGDKRLEDAPIPFAAVATDIHSGEPVVIKEGRLIDAIVASTSIPGIFVPAELDGRMLVDGGLVENVPLSPLKAMGAEVLLAVDINGGRRYDKPQNVVDVILNAMDIAIDTTTQGQLRAADVLISLDLADYCRTDGSDVRELVAEGYRGGVLALKKLDAELASRQPSSWQVLEKKFREWREAI
- a CDS encoding SPOR domain-containing protein translates to MRLTKLILAGLMAIFWPLSGHVYAAAFSVAGGLSDYAAIVEVDCNFEFRPGREFQFPSADEVLQSYGYILWKNKPALIAEPLDYSLHQGRRGKLSGDLLVRDGIVWFSGVLDDCTRIYAEDASTHSELNRLEHLLFNGKVVFADTYAAARGLINHDVIVRGEGLEPRQRLYTSERSRWFGLSDRQVLKVVGIDMHRYAHAKGVGPFFLVVENDAGKRGLIKYNPEYLEVPHGVLPIYSAPPARDLAASPLPARASYVGPREEGNQPMPGENGFVLTINRFERQSDGQAALLELQQAGFQARLVQTGAPQQLVYELRIDGFPSRPLAESMARIVASRFGWIRTPEVKADVSASTPANTARSAR
- the sufT gene encoding putative Fe-S cluster assembly protein SufT, whose amino-acid sequence is MLNADTEIVNLKREVIGILVPEGQKVRLPSGTQCGITQALGGSFTIYIEGRLFRINGEDADALGKPQPPKISLPENASDAEVQDIVWQQLRTCYDPEIPIDIVELGLVYECEVEALGAESRKAMVRMTLTAPGCGMGDVLVADVRHKLEQIPTIDETDVELVFDPPWNQSMMSEAARLQTGMYY
- a CDS encoding NADH:flavin oxidoreductase/NADH oxidase family protein, whose protein sequence is MSILATPLTLPCGLSVANRIVKAAMTEGLADAQQHATPELQRLYGWWAQSGAAVLLSGNVQIDHRVLERPGNVVLEDESGLDQLKAWADGVNAQGSQLWMQISHAGRQSFRYVTNEPMGPSAVPVQMMGQIATPRALEEHEILDFIQRWARAARWAEQAGFKGAQVHAAHGYLLSSFLSPLANRRSDRWGGSIENRARFLIETVRAIRKTVSSGFALSVKLNSADFQRGGFGPEDSQAVIAMLNDEGIDLLEISGGNYEQPRLLGVTTHKNVDQAQLERTSQREAYFLRYAEEVRELAQMPLMVTGGFRTRATMEQAIESGVCQMIGLGRPFCVANDFVKPLLDGSLDQLPAPEQQLMQRQGFFSPFSPLKAIQMTYVMGAQGYYYRQLIRIGQGLPVETRIRLLANLMWHYRNELRTAAAVKRARKAKA